A window from Dysidea avara chromosome 2, odDysAvar1.4, whole genome shotgun sequence encodes these proteins:
- the LOC136247898 gene encoding zinc finger BED domain-containing protein 4-like — MYKEARKEVESKLSDVLQSKNKMALTTDMWTSEANDAYLGLTCHFLTADFELVSLCLAVEPFTGRHTGVNIASCLKQILRDFTIDQAAVSAVITDNASNMDLASRLGEWNSRHCFGHTLQLAIDDGIKMSPGIREMIKSTKAIVAFYNRSTKEATRKLSAEQRVCCSNIIPLPNALLFELRKNVVDDDETQVPDDDETQVPESQGSSVPTSEESQQVVVGLIASIERRWLNYEEDKIYSICTLLDPRFKEVCFTSAALVRAKRLLLSIMRALTQGDSVTSSASVVNDDQEDVPIKKMKCLWDSFDELKNKKSTDLSTNQDKDEKELSLYCSAEYIDRKEDPLAWWKGNKSRFPTLARIAREYLAIPAMSTPSERLFSAAGYISSQRRSRLSGENLNQLVFLNKNL, encoded by the exons ATGTACAAGGAGGCAAGGAAAGAAGTTGAATCAAAGCTCAGTGATGTACTGCAAAGCAAGAACAAGATGGCTCTGACAACTGACATGTGGACATCAGAGGCTAACGATGCCTATCTTGGactaacctgtcattttttgaCAGCAGATTTTGAACTTGTGTCACTGTGCCTAGCAGTTGAACCCTTCACAGGGAGGCATACTGGTGTGAATATAGCTTCCTGTTTAAAACAGATTCTTCGTGATTTCACTATCGACCAAGCTGCAGTGTCTGCTGTAATAACAGATAATGCTTCTAACATGGACCTGGCATCACGCCTTGGTGAGTGGAATAGTAGGCATTGCTTCGGTCATACTCTGCAGTTGGCCATTGATGATGGTATTAAGATGTCCCCAGGAATACGAGAGATGATTAAATCAACCAAGGCTATTGTAGCCTTTTACAATCGCTCAACTAAAG AAGCCACACGGAAGCTTAGCGCTGAGCAGAGAGTGTGTTGCAGTAACATAATCCCTTTGCCGAATGCCTTATTGTTTGAGCTCCGCAAGAATGtagttgatgatgatgagacACAAGTCCCCGATGATGATGAAACCCAGGTCCCAGAAAGCCAAGGAAGTAGTGTTCCTACCTCTGAAGAAAGCCAGCAAGTGGTTGTAGGTTTAATTGCATCAATTGAACGGAGATGGTTAAATTATGAAGAAGACAaaatttacagtatatgtaCCTTATTAGACCCCAGGTTTAAGGAAGTCTGTTTTACTAGTGCTGCTTTAGTCAGAGCCAAAAGATTACTTCTTTCCATTATGCGTGCACTTACACAAGGAGATTCAGTTACAAGCAGTGCAAGTGTTGTCAATGATGATCAAGAAGATGTACCCATCAAGAAAATGAAATGTTTATGGGATAGTTTTGATGAACTCAAAAATAAGAAATCTACTGATTTATCAACTAATCAAGACAAAGACGAAAAAGAATTGTCATTATACTGCAGTGCTGAATACATCGACAGAAAGGAGGATCCTTTAGCATGGTGGAAGGGAAACAAGAGTCGTTTCCCTACCTTGGCAAGGATTGCAAGGGAGTACCTGGCAATACCAGCCATGTCAACTCCATCTGAAAGACTTTTTTCTGCTGCCGGATACATTAGTTCCCAACGAAGATCTCGCTTAAGTGGAGAAAACCTTAACCAGCTTGTGTTTCTAAACAAGAACTTGTAG